A region of Vibrio tubiashii ATCC 19109 DNA encodes the following proteins:
- a CDS encoding VCBS domain-containing protein, which yields MKQSLSLPEGAQIAVDKDGNVRVLPLGLPPRPEEIVITQSDLDSLPELRKAFVESPEPSPPFVSEVEDVTRLLEQGLDPTALSEFSPAAGGSNGASLTLSQSIEREGVEKLAKTEFETRGLDKEQGEKQRVSLFDDPAYKATNQSPQVFNEQRTFTEESGFNLVSPLIPFDVNGEVLSITVTELPTKGFISHFDGTPIIIGETLTIEQLENICFHAPEECQEGDVAGLFSYSVDDGVGAFNSVQQASIQILLQPLNDAPVAFDSVETVIENQRLEGRLPQGEDVDGTIASYQLVANPELGGVTVNSDGSFVFETGTDFDFLSEGDTTQVSFLYSVTDDGGLDSELQTVTITVTGVNDAAVIAGVDFGQVVEDSQGVKLTDSGQLTVTDVDGEQEEAFGTNSVVPAAGVLGLLEIDETGLWQYSVDNADVQYLGEGETKQEIFTVSSVDGTEHTVTVTIIGVNDAAVIAGQDTGSVKEDESTPLLTESGTLTISDVDGADEELFVPASLTAPESAIGTLTIDENGQWNFELDNSSIQYLGEGETITQVYTVESIDGTSHSITIQIIGTNDAAVITGDDIGTVTEDESTPQLIDTGSLRISDVDGEDEELFVAATGITSAGVLGSLAITQDGDWTYTVDNADVQYLAEGETKVETFTVESLDGTEHTVTVTIIGVNDSAEIAGDDVGAVTEDDDTPLLTDSGTLTISDADDGEAEFKPSSVVASAGALGSLSIDAAGNWDYQVDNADVQYLGEGETKVETFTIESLDGTEHTITVTITGVNDSAEIAGDDVGAVTEDEDTPLLTDSGTLTISDADTGEAEFKPTSVVASAGALGALTIDESGNWDYLVANDSVQYLGDGETKAETFTVESLDGTQHIITVTITGVNDSAVIAGVDTGEVTEDDSNPLLTDSGTLTISDADTGEAEFKPSSVVASAGALGSLTIDDSGNWEYQVDNADVQYLAEGETKVETFTVESLDGTEQTITVTIIGVNDSAEIAGDDVGAVTEDDDTPLLTDSGTLTISDADSGEAEFKPSSVVASAGALGLLTIDAAGNWDYQVDNADVQYLGEGETKVETFTVESLDGTQHTITVTITGVNDSAVISGDDVGTVTEDESTPQLIDTGSLRISDVDGADEELFVAATDITSAGALGSLDITQDGDWTYTVDNADVQYLAEGETKVETFTVESLDGTQHTVTVTIVGTNDIPTMLGDLTGEVKEETTLQTTGTLTPVDVDNGATHTWALVGETDSTYGSISIDGATGEWTYTLDNNAAQPLAEGQEVQETFVVEVDDGLGGTSQQNIVITIEGTNDDPVISGDDSGNTVEDLMLVADGVLSVDDIDVTDTHTWSIQGTGQGSYGSITINQNGEWEYTLDPSLTQSLEHGELYEEQTFTAIVNDGNGGTDSFEIDIDILGQNDAPNISGRSTRTIWEDDGSGVRSGTLNTGDPDVNEAHTWSIVGDPDGQFGSLTINQNGVWTYTLDTNATQSANTQALSLNQNVKEYFTVQVVDKHNQVDTKQVVVTVKGRNDAPEIDGVLVGTVTEDDALPVTTSGQLNHNDVDGLDDHVWSLQTNQGQYGSLQIDVNGEWTYTLTNGHSAVQALLPGETLTETFLVTVTDDTNDNKSSNNASDTEAITITIEGSNDTPSITGGTTGSVIEDTPAKSSATGKLLALDIDTNDAHSWKVVGEDINGEASGLYGILTVDDNGQWLYQLDSTRWSTQSIPPGTTEVDTFEVEVTDINGATETITVDISVAGVNTTPDIVLGDTPTIVEDDAPSTISGTFGSGDPDVGDSALWSVISSGSYGNFVLDSTGGWVYTLDNGNNAVNRLDEGDLLQDTVQIKVVDRFGEVSIKDFTIDIEGNNDGPSIKGDVAKTIREDTASFNGQLQDGDPDAHDTHLWSPSNLVGSYGSFTMTSSGAWVYSLNNALDEIQELNPNQTLQENFTVEVVDSYGEIDSRDVVITIRGTNDLPTVSGDIAGTFVEDQASPDITGVMILSDIDDADTPSFIANSYQGNFGQFDINQAGEWSFTAYPDSLDAMKREEVVSEVFTVIAEDDFGGVITQYVTINIEGTNDVPVITGDSSGSVIEDGANFGAIDFSSTSGQLTSSDVDKDSSVVSWAIENGTDPGDAEYGIGTYGTLSLGNDGQWVYQLNNSDPDTQALNLGDVGQETFYVSATDNDGGVSEWHQITIDVYGQDENGSGGGGSGAGTDLGDLSTTLIEDVTTVTDGMVPVLPGNNNITGVTPISGGIFGTLIDGSGQTGVAGRQWQYTLDNSSDLVQSLSEGQQVTETWRIDTNQGYYTMEVVIEGTNDDPVITFTDSPITEPAPGVTVQVGEVTDEVSPQASGVLGVDDPDNGDTHTWSLDPTTPASGTYGNLTLDADSGEWVYVLADNAAVNNLAHGETATETFIVTVTDSELATDTRTITLQVTGVGEDVVVVDPVIETLTMTEDVDDQDGSDDGVYTASGSLAAPTDLGDNPTWTLVDGSGQYGSISVDTSGNWVYTLNNSSNAVQSLQTGETVQDTFTLYVVDEHGKTVVNGSGQPQLMEFTVDVQGSNDAPNITGDLAESINADNTSPLSGTVQPGDVDTNDSHNWSLESVPQYGAFSLMWMWNGASGEWSYDLDTTRNDLIELNGRDSAPVTETITVKVVDSLGLESEKDIVITINGVNDAPTISGDASATLSEDGVLTQTKQLIGDDVDIGDTVTFDAKSLNGTYGLFTIDAAGEWSYTIYNDQPHIQALAENEVVTESFTVFATDDLGAEVSQVVTVTVTGSNDVPVLSGDVQGIVQEASGSSASGKLVVSDADVGDSATFSIVSNGILGTLQVNAQGEWTYVVDDTAPAVNALAVGESTTDTIQVKATDDENGESNIVDITITINGTNDAPDIVAIATQEVTEDTLLTLSGTFDSGDPDTSDPHFWSVISSDARGTLTVNQTTGAWDFELNNTHADIQSLAAGETLMLSYTIQVMDELDETDTQVVEFEVTGTNGALSVVTSSSTLTETINADSTITSASGNIVIDDEDTSDTHTFALTGDVQVLTSSFGEMTIDRTTGAWNYTLNAAVGLLLKDELVSDTFTVTIDDQNGGVITQVLTVNIQGTDDAPVITGSASGDVKEGYINEASGQLSATDTETDIGDLTWQLVSNSVGQYGTLSFNPTTGEWDYQLTPGSTNDLVASATDTDEFTVQVSDGVKTTQQVIAITVIGNVAQQGGIGFDLLQASSADEWLWGGPNDGSDAGQTDSFAWSDSTVGTSAQSGTDYVKDFDAGEDIIDLSGFVNVNDVWQSVSVAQQVNIDEVGTDTQISLFDSNQDLVQTITLQDVLISELASEDTSGMTQAELLSTLVSDQAITISQTYGHEGDDTLTGSASDDILLGGLGEDTFVMLSENAGTALNPTQDTLADFSVSDDIIDLSDLLPDAPSMNDLFASIDASVVDDINDPNDDAYTLLQVIDENGGQTNIKINDMGYSELGLGAGATDDAIVTALVEQLKVLQVET from the coding sequence ATGAAGCAATCACTTTCCCTTCCTGAAGGTGCGCAGATAGCGGTTGATAAAGATGGCAACGTTAGAGTGCTTCCTTTGGGGCTCCCACCACGACCAGAAGAGATTGTCATAACACAGTCGGACTTAGATAGCCTGCCCGAGTTGAGAAAAGCATTCGTTGAGAGCCCAGAGCCAAGCCCCCCTTTTGTCTCTGAGGTCGAAGATGTGACTCGCTTACTGGAACAAGGCTTGGACCCCACAGCATTGAGTGAGTTTTCACCAGCCGCAGGGGGAAGCAATGGCGCAAGTCTTACCTTGTCTCAATCGATAGAAAGAGAGGGGGTTGAAAAGCTTGCTAAAACAGAGTTTGAAACACGAGGGCTAGATAAAGAACAAGGAGAAAAGCAGAGAGTCTCTTTGTTTGATGACCCGGCATATAAAGCGACCAATCAATCGCCGCAAGTATTCAATGAGCAGAGAACGTTTACTGAGGAATCAGGGTTTAATCTTGTTTCTCCACTAATTCCGTTTGATGTGAATGGAGAGGTATTGAGCATCACGGTCACGGAGCTGCCAACCAAAGGTTTTATATCTCATTTTGATGGAACTCCAATCATTATTGGAGAAACGCTGACTATAGAACAACTCGAAAACATCTGTTTTCATGCACCAGAGGAGTGCCAGGAGGGCGATGTAGCTGGTTTATTCTCATATAGTGTTGATGATGGTGTAGGAGCATTTAATAGTGTTCAGCAAGCTAGTATACAGATATTGCTCCAGCCACTTAATGATGCTCCCGTCGCTTTTGACAGTGTTGAAACTGTTATTGAAAACCAGAGATTAGAAGGGCGGTTACCTCAAGGAGAAGATGTTGATGGCACCATCGCGTCTTACCAATTAGTCGCAAATCCGGAGCTCGGTGGCGTCACTGTCAATTCTGACGGTTCTTTTGTTTTTGAAACCGGAACCGATTTCGATTTCTTATCAGAAGGTGATACCACCCAAGTCTCTTTCCTATACTCCGTTACAGATGATGGCGGGTTAGACAGCGAACTTCAAACCGTGACCATCACCGTTACCGGTGTCAATGATGCGGCAGTGATTGCAGGGGTCGATTTCGGTCAGGTAGTGGAGGATTCGCAAGGGGTAAAGTTAACAGACTCTGGTCAATTGACTGTTACTGATGTTGATGGTGAACAAGAAGAAGCATTTGGTACCAACAGCGTCGTACCCGCTGCGGGTGTTCTGGGACTGCTTGAGATTGATGAAACCGGCCTATGGCAATACAGCGTAGACAACGCAGACGTTCAATACTTAGGTGAAGGGGAAACCAAACAAGAGATTTTCACCGTGAGTTCGGTTGATGGCACGGAGCACACCGTGACGGTAACTATTATCGGTGTAAACGATGCGGCGGTGATAGCAGGCCAAGATACAGGCAGCGTGAAAGAAGATGAATCTACACCGCTGTTAACGGAATCTGGCACATTAACGATTAGTGATGTGGACGGTGCTGACGAAGAGCTGTTTGTTCCTGCGTCTCTGACTGCTCCGGAAAGTGCGATCGGCACGCTGACTATTGATGAAAATGGGCAATGGAATTTCGAGTTAGATAACAGCTCAATCCAATACTTGGGCGAAGGTGAAACTATCACCCAGGTTTACACGGTCGAATCCATTGATGGCACTTCACACTCGATCACCATTCAAATCATCGGTACTAATGACGCCGCGGTCATTACGGGTGACGATATCGGCACCGTCACTGAAGATGAATCCACCCCACAGCTAATTGATACTGGTTCACTACGAATTTCTGATGTCGATGGTGAAGATGAAGAACTTTTCGTGGCTGCTACAGGCATCACCAGTGCAGGTGTTCTAGGTAGCTTAGCCATTACCCAAGATGGCGATTGGACCTACACGGTTGATAATGCTGACGTTCAATATTTGGCCGAGGGCGAAACTAAGGTTGAAACCTTTACCGTAGAGTCTCTTGATGGCACAGAACATACCGTGACTGTCACCATTATTGGTGTCAACGACAGTGCAGAAATTGCTGGTGATGATGTTGGCGCGGTGACCGAAGACGATGATACGCCACTGCTGACCGACTCTGGCACCTTAACCATTTCAGATGCCGATGACGGCGAAGCCGAATTTAAACCAAGCAGTGTGGTTGCCTCTGCAGGCGCATTGGGCTCACTGTCTATCGATGCGGCAGGTAATTGGGATTACCAAGTCGATAACGCGGACGTGCAATACCTTGGCGAGGGTGAAACTAAAGTAGAAACCTTCACTATTGAATCCCTTGATGGCACAGAGCACACGATTACCGTCACCATTACTGGCGTCAACGACAGTGCGGAAATTGCTGGTGATGATGTTGGAGCTGTAACTGAAGATGAAGATACGCCACTTCTGACCGATTCAGGCACCTTAACCATTTCAGATGCCGATACCGGCGAAGCAGAATTTAAACCGACCAGTGTGGTTGCATCAGCAGGGGCGCTTGGGGCGTTAACCATCGATGAATCGGGCAATTGGGACTACCTCGTTGCCAATGATTCAGTGCAATATCTGGGCGATGGCGAAACCAAAGCAGAAACCTTTACCGTTGAGTCCCTTGATGGCACGCAGCACATCATTACCGTGACCATTACTGGCGTAAACGACAGCGCAGTGATCGCTGGCGTTGATACCGGCGAAGTAACGGAAGATGACAGTAATCCACTTCTGACTGACTCTGGTACGTTAACTATTTCGGATGCCGATACTGGTGAAGCGGAATTTAAACCAAGTAGTGTAGTAGCGTCTGCGGGCGCATTAGGTTCACTCACCATAGATGATTCAGGTAACTGGGAATACCAAGTTGATAATGCCGATGTGCAATATTTGGCGGAAGGTGAAACTAAAGTCGAAACTTTCACGGTTGAATCGTTAGATGGAACTGAACAAACCATCACTGTGACTATCATTGGTGTCAACGACAGCGCCGAAATTGCCGGTGATGATGTAGGTGCCGTAACGGAAGATGATGATACGCCACTCCTTACTGACTCTGGCACCTTAACCATTTCAGATGCTGATAGCGGTGAAGCTGAATTTAAACCAAGCAGTGTGGTTGCCTCTGCGGGCGCATTAGGCTTATTGACAATCGATGCGGCAGGTAACTGGGATTATCAAGTCGATAACGCTGACGTGCAATACCTTGGCGAGGGAGAAACCAAAGTCGAAACCTTCACCGTCGAATCCCTCGATGGCACCCAGCACACCATTACTGTGACTATTACTGGCGTCAACGATTCTGCCGTGATCTCAGGTGACGATGTTGGCACCGTGACCGAAGATGAGTCCACACCACAGCTGATTGATACAGGTTCACTGCGAATTTCTGATGTCGATGGTGCAGACGAAGAACTTTTCGTTGCAGCCACCGACATCACCAGTGCAGGCGCTCTAGGTAGCTTAGACATTACCCAAGATGGCGATTGGACCTACACGGTTGATAATGCCGATGTTCAATACTTGGCAGAAGGCGAAACTAAGGTTGAAACCTTTACCGTAGAATCGCTCGATGGCACGCAGCATACCGTGACTGTCACCATTGTCGGCACCAATGATATTCCTACTATGCTGGGAGATCTTACGGGTGAGGTGAAAGAGGAAACGACTCTACAAACCACAGGTACGCTTACCCCAGTCGATGTCGATAACGGTGCAACGCACACTTGGGCTCTAGTCGGAGAAACGGATTCGACCTACGGCTCAATATCCATCGATGGTGCAACGGGTGAATGGACTTACACCCTTGATAATAATGCCGCACAACCATTGGCGGAAGGTCAAGAAGTACAAGAGACCTTTGTGGTTGAGGTGGATGATGGATTAGGGGGAACATCGCAACAAAATATCGTCATTACCATTGAAGGCACCAACGATGATCCTGTGATCAGCGGTGATGACAGCGGCAACACTGTAGAAGATTTAATGCTGGTGGCCGATGGTGTGCTCAGTGTTGATGATATTGATGTGACAGATACTCACACTTGGTCAATTCAAGGTACTGGCCAAGGCAGCTACGGCAGCATCACCATCAACCAAAACGGTGAGTGGGAATACACACTCGATCCTAGCTTGACTCAGTCGCTTGAACACGGAGAACTCTACGAAGAACAAACGTTCACGGCTATCGTCAACGATGGTAATGGCGGCACTGACAGCTTTGAAATCGATATCGATATTCTTGGTCAAAATGATGCGCCGAATATTTCAGGTCGTTCAACTCGAACTATCTGGGAAGACGATGGCAGCGGCGTTCGAAGTGGTACTTTAAACACTGGCGACCCTGATGTGAATGAGGCACACACTTGGTCGATTGTTGGCGACCCTGATGGACAATTTGGTTCCCTGACTATCAATCAAAATGGCGTGTGGACATACACCTTAGACACTAATGCTACGCAATCAGCCAACACCCAAGCTCTCTCGCTTAATCAAAACGTCAAAGAGTATTTCACCGTCCAAGTGGTTGATAAACATAATCAAGTGGATACCAAGCAAGTGGTTGTTACGGTTAAGGGGCGCAACGATGCACCAGAAATTGATGGTGTACTAGTGGGCACGGTGACCGAAGATGATGCATTGCCAGTAACCACTTCAGGTCAACTGAATCACAATGATGTTGATGGATTGGATGACCATGTTTGGTCACTGCAAACCAATCAAGGCCAATACGGTTCGCTACAAATTGATGTTAACGGTGAATGGACTTACACCTTAACCAATGGTCACTCGGCGGTTCAAGCCTTGCTGCCAGGTGAAACACTAACTGAAACCTTCTTGGTCACGGTTACTGATGACACCAATGACAACAAATCCTCCAACAATGCATCCGACACTGAAGCCATCACTATAACGATTGAAGGTAGCAATGACACACCAAGCATTACCGGTGGCACGACTGGTAGTGTGATTGAAGATACGCCAGCGAAAAGTAGCGCAACAGGTAAGCTGCTCGCCCTTGATATCGATACCAACGATGCACATAGCTGGAAAGTGGTTGGCGAAGATATTAACGGCGAGGCGAGCGGTCTATACGGGATCTTAACCGTTGATGATAACGGCCAATGGTTATACCAACTCGATAGCACCCGTTGGAGCACACAATCGATCCCACCAGGCACAACAGAAGTCGATACATTCGAGGTTGAAGTCACGGATATCAATGGCGCGACAGAAACCATCACGGTGGATATTTCGGTGGCTGGTGTTAACACCACACCTGATATCGTCCTTGGTGATACGCCTACCATTGTTGAAGATGATGCGCCAAGTACCATCAGTGGCACCTTTGGTTCGGGCGACCCTGATGTTGGCGACTCTGCGCTTTGGAGCGTTATTTCAAGCGGCAGCTATGGCAATTTTGTACTCGATTCAACTGGCGGTTGGGTTTATACCCTCGATAATGGCAACAATGCCGTCAATCGACTTGATGAGGGCGATCTTCTGCAAGATACGGTGCAAATCAAAGTTGTCGACCGATTTGGCGAAGTGTCTATTAAAGATTTCACCATTGATATCGAAGGCAACAATGACGGCCCTAGCATTAAAGGGGATGTCGCGAAAACCATCCGAGAAGATACCGCCAGCTTCAATGGTCAGCTACAAGATGGTGATCCAGACGCTCACGATACTCACTTATGGTCACCAAGCAATCTAGTCGGCAGTTACGGCAGCTTTACCATGACCTCTAGCGGCGCTTGGGTTTATTCACTCAACAATGCGCTCGACGAGATCCAAGAGCTCAATCCCAATCAAACCCTACAAGAGAATTTCACGGTTGAAGTGGTCGATAGCTATGGTGAAATCGACAGTCGTGATGTGGTGATCACCATTCGTGGTACCAATGATCTGCCAACCGTATCCGGAGATATTGCCGGTACCTTTGTCGAAGACCAAGCCTCTCCCGATATTACGGGGGTGATGATCTTGTCAGACATAGACGATGCCGACACACCAAGCTTTATTGCCAATAGTTACCAAGGTAATTTTGGCCAGTTTGATATTAACCAAGCGGGCGAGTGGAGCTTTACGGCCTACCCAGATTCACTGGATGCCATGAAACGTGAAGAAGTGGTGTCAGAAGTCTTCACTGTGATTGCAGAAGATGACTTTGGCGGTGTTATCACTCAATACGTCACCATCAACATTGAAGGGACTAATGATGTGCCTGTCATCACTGGGGATAGCTCAGGCAGCGTGATTGAAGATGGTGCTAACTTTGGTGCGATCGATTTCAGCTCTACCAGTGGGCAGTTAACCTCTTCGGATGTCGATAAAGACAGTTCTGTAGTCAGCTGGGCGATTGAGAATGGTACCGATCCTGGCGACGCCGAGTACGGTATAGGCACATACGGCACTCTCTCTCTCGGCAACGATGGCCAATGGGTTTACCAGTTAAACAACAGCGATCCAGATACGCAAGCGCTCAACTTAGGTGATGTAGGCCAAGAAACCTTCTATGTCTCTGCAACCGACAACGATGGTGGTGTTTCAGAATGGCATCAGATCACCATTGATGTCTATGGCCAAGATGAAAACGGCTCTGGAGGTGGCGGTAGCGGTGCTGGTACCGATCTGGGCGATTTGTCGACGACCCTTATCGAAGATGTCACCACTGTGACAGATGGCATGGTGCCAGTTTTACCGGGAAACAATAACATCACTGGTGTTACCCCAATCTCGGGTGGCATCTTTGGTACCTTGATTGATGGTTCTGGTCAAACGGGAGTCGCAGGCCGTCAGTGGCAATACACGCTTGATAACAGCTCTGACTTAGTCCAAAGCTTATCTGAAGGGCAGCAAGTCACCGAAACATGGCGCATTGACACCAATCAAGGCTACTACACCATGGAAGTCGTGATTGAGGGGACAAACGATGACCCAGTGATCACCTTTACTGATTCTCCAATCACTGAACCTGCGCCGGGCGTTACTGTTCAGGTGGGTGAAGTGACCGATGAAGTCTCTCCGCAAGCATCCGGTGTGCTTGGTGTTGATGATCCAGATAACGGTGACACGCATACATGGTCGCTGGATCCAACTACCCCAGCATCAGGCACTTACGGCAACTTAACACTTGATGCAGACAGCGGTGAGTGGGTCTACGTATTGGCCGATAACGCTGCGGTTAACAATCTTGCTCATGGAGAAACGGCCACTGAAACCTTTATCGTGACGGTTACTGATAGCGAGCTTGCGACTGATACACGAACCATTACCTTACAAGTAACAGGCGTGGGTGAAGATGTAGTGGTTGTGGACCCTGTGATTGAAACGCTCACCATGACAGAGGATGTGGATGATCAAGATGGTAGTGATGACGGCGTTTATACCGCTTCGGGGTCGTTAGCGGCACCAACAGACTTAGGCGACAACCCAACCTGGACCTTAGTCGATGGCTCGGGTCAATACGGCAGCATCAGCGTGGATACGAGTGGTAACTGGGTTTACACCTTAAACAACAGCAGTAATGCGGTTCAGTCCCTGCAAACTGGTGAAACGGTGCAAGATACCTTTACGCTTTATGTCGTCGATGAGCATGGTAAAACCGTTGTTAATGGTAGTGGCCAACCGCAGTTGATGGAATTTACCGTGGATGTTCAGGGCAGCAATGATGCGCCAAACATTACCGGCGATTTAGCAGAGTCCATCAATGCCGATAATACCTCGCCCCTGTCAGGTACAGTGCAACCGGGTGATGTCGATACCAATGATAGCCACAATTGGAGTCTTGAGAGTGTTCCCCAGTATGGTGCGTTTAGCTTGATGTGGATGTGGAATGGCGCATCGGGAGAATGGAGTTATGACCTGGATACGACTAGGAATGATCTTATTGAGCTCAATGGTCGAGATTCAGCGCCAGTAACTGAAACCATCACCGTTAAAGTGGTCGATAGCTTAGGCTTAGAATCTGAAAAAGACATCGTCATTACCATCAACGGGGTGAATGATGCTCCAACCATCAGCGGTGATGCCAGTGCCACATTAAGTGAAGATGGTGTGCTTACTCAAACCAAACAGCTCATTGGTGATGATGTCGATATTGGAGATACCGTGACCTTTGATGCTAAGTCACTCAATGGTACTTATGGCTTGTTTACTATTGATGCGGCTGGTGAGTGGAGTTACACCATTTACAATGATCAGCCACATATCCAAGCCCTTGCTGAAAATGAGGTGGTGACTGAAAGCTTTACCGTGTTCGCTACCGATGATTTGGGTGCGGAAGTGAGCCAAGTGGTGACGGTGACTGTCACTGGTTCTAATGATGTGCCGGTGTTATCCGGTGATGTTCAAGGAATAGTGCAAGAAGCATCAGGTAGCAGCGCATCAGGTAAGTTGGTGGTTAGCGATGCTGATGTGGGAGACAGTGCAACCTTCTCTATCGTCTCGAATGGCATCTTAGGTACGCTACAAGTGAACGCTCAAGGTGAGTGGACCTATGTGGTCGATGATACTGCACCCGCAGTCAATGCGTTGGCAGTAGGGGAAAGCACCACTGATACGATTCAAGTTAAAGCGACTGATGATGAAAATGGCGAGTCCAATATCGTAGACATCACCATCACCATTAACGGTACTAATGACGCGCCAGATATTGTTGCCATTGCGACTCAAGAAGTGACAGAAGATACATTGTTAACCCTTTCTGGTACGTTTGATAGTGGCGACCCTGATACCTCAGACCCTCACTTTTGGTCAGTGATCAGTTCGGATGCCCGAGGCACGCTAACGGTGAATCAGACTACCGGTGCATGGGACTTCGAGCTAAATAATACTCATGCTGATATTCAATCCTTAGCGGCGGGCGAAACCCTAATGCTCAGCTACACCATTCAAGTGATGGATGAGCTAGATGAAACAGACACCCAAGTGGTTGAGTTTGAAGTGACGGGTACCAATGGCGCACTGAGTGTCGTTACCTCAAGCAGTACACTGACCGAAACCATCAATGCGGACAGTACGATTACCTCGGCAAGTGGCAATATTGTTATAGACGATGAAGACACCAGTGATACGCACACCTTCGCCTTGACCGGAGATGTGCAAGTGCTGACCAGCAGCTTTGGTGAAATGACGATTGACCGCACTACCGGCGCATGGAACTACACTCTCAATGCTGCTGTAGGACTGCTGCTTAAAGATGAGTTGGTGAGTGATACCTTTACGGTCACGATTGATGACCAGAATGGTGGTGTGATTACTCAAGTGCTAACCGTCAACATTCAAGGTACCGATGATGCGCCTGTGATTACCGGTTCTGCGTCTGGGGATGTAAAAGAAGGCTACATCAATGAAGCATCTGGGCAACTATCCGCAACAGACACCGAAACTGACATTGGCGATCTTACATGGCAGTTAGTGAGTAACTCAGTCGGTCAGTACGGTACGTTGAGCTTTAATCCAACCACCGGTGAATGGGACTATCAACTTACTCCTGGCTCAACCAATGACTTGGTCGCTAGTGCCACAGATACTGACGAGTTCACTGTACAAGTATCGGATGGTGTAAAAACCACGCAGCAAGTCATTGCGATTACGGTGATTGGTAATGTGGCTCAACAAGGTGGCATCGGCTTTGACTTGCTACAAGCGAGCAGCGCAGATGAATGGTTGTGGGGCGGCCCAAATGACGGTTCTGATGCAGGTCAAACAGACAGCTTCGCTTGGAGTGATTCTACGGTAGGTACATCGGCGCAGTCAGGTACTGATTACGTGAAAGACTTTGATGCTGGCGAAGACATCATTGACCTATCAGGCTTCGTCAATGTTAATGATGTTTGGCAATCGGTCTCAGTGGCACAGCAAGTGAATATCGATGAGGTTGGAACTGATACGCAAATTAGCTTGTTCGATAGCAATCAAGATTTGGTTCAAACCATCACCTTACAAGATGTGCTGATAAGCGAGCTGGCCAGTGAAGATACTTCCGGTATGACTCAAGCAGAGCTGCTGAGCACCTTAGTCAGTGACCAAGCGATCACTATCTCTCAAACCTATGGGCATGAAGGGGACGATACCTTAACCGGCAGCGCAAGTGACGACATCTTGTTAGGCGGACTGGGCGAAGATACCTTTGTCATGCTGAGTGAGAATGCAGGCACGGCATTGAACCCAACCCAAGACACCTTGGCGGATTTTTCAGTCAGTGATGACATCATCGATTTGTCAGACCTACTTCCGGATGCACCGAGCATGAATGATTTATTTGCGAGCATAGACGCTTCTGTTGTCGACGATATCAACGATCCTAATGATGACGCATACACCTTGTTACAAGTTATCGATGAGAACGGCGGACAAACCAACATTAAGATCAATGATATGGGGTATAGCGAACTCGGCTTAGGTGCAGGCGCGACCGATGATGCGATCGTGACTGCATTAGTCGAACAACTAAAAGTCCTCCAAGTCGAGACATAG